Below is a window of bacterium CG_4_10_14_0_2_um_filter_33_32 DNA.
GAATCCAAAACAGGAACACCTGCCCCGATCAATGTGCCTAAAGTTCTAGTAAACCTTGCAAGATATATCTTAACAATAAGCACGTTAAATATAGGTGCTTTTATTTTGAAAAAATCCCAATATTTTCTGCCAATTTCTGTATTTATAAAAGACTTAAAGCCGGCGGCTGTAACTACAATAATTAAAATAATAGCCCACCAATAACTTTTAGAAAAATTACTTAGATTGATTAAAAACTGAGTTACTGCCGGAATATTTCCTTTAAAATCCTGATATAGCTCAGTTAATTTCGGCACAACATATAAAAGCATTAAGGCTATAACTCCGACAACAGCTATCAAAACAAAGGCAGGATAAATCATAGCGCCTCGAAGTTTGGAAATTAATTCAGCTTCTTTTTCGAGCTGGTTAGCTAATCTTTTTAAAACTTTATCGAGCGTTCCGGATCTCTCCCCTGCATTAATTAGACTAATATCAAGGGGAGAAAAAGCCCTTGGGTGACTTGAAAAAGCCTGAGTTAATGAAGTTCCGCCTTCTACATCACGAAGAACATCATTAAAAACATTTTTTAGTTTTTGATTACCGGACTCTTTAGACATGGTAAGTAAAGATTGGGTTAAAGATAGTCCGGCATTTATAAGAGCCGAAAGCTGTCTCATGGCTACGGCTTTCTTTTTCTTTGAGATACCGTCTAAAAAAGATAAAAAAGGGATTTTTTCTAAAGGATTTTCTGTTCTTGCGGTAATATTCTTTATCTCAATCGGAAAAAGCTTTTTTGTAATAAGTACACGTGCGGCCGAATTCTCGCTAGTCGACTCTATTTCACCTATTAGAGTTTCTCCAGTATTATTTTTTGCTCTGTAGGTAAATTTTTGCATATTATTTCATTAAATATCTTTCTAATTGATGGAGATCTAACGCATAATTTCTTGCCTCGTCCATGGATATTTTTCCTGACCTGACTAACCTAGCTAAATCAGAATCAATGGTTTGCATACCCTGATCAGCTCCTGTTTGTATCACTGCTTCCAACTGATGAGTTTTAGCTTCCCTGATAATATTTCTGGCTGCAGAATTAATCATCAA
It encodes the following:
- a CDS encoding pilus assembly protein PilC codes for the protein MQKFTYRAKNNTGETLIGEIESTSENSAARVLITKKLFPIEIKNITARTENPLEKIPFLSFLDGISKKKKAVAMRQLSALINAGLSLTQSLLTMSKESGNQKLKNVFNDVLRDVEGGTSLTQAFSSHPRAFSPLDISLINAGERSGTLDKVLKRLANQLEKEAELISKLRGAMIYPAFVLIAVVGVIALMLLYVVPKLTELYQDFKGNIPAVTQFLINLSNFSKSYWWAIILIIVVTAAGFKSFINTEIGRKYWDFFKIKAPIFNVLIVKIYLARFTRTLGTLIGAGVPVLDSLRITSDSVGNVVYKQALLDATEKVKSGTALSTPLADSSLFPATVSQMIKVGEQTGDIDGMLDSLANYYE